The Oceanibaculum nanhaiense genome includes the window ACCCCTCGGCATGCGGCGTAGAGTAATTGAACACGAAGTTCTGCCGCTTCAGATCATAGACGCGCAGCCCCTCATTGCGGTTGGTCAGCCGGCCGATATTGGCGCGGAACGGGCGTACCGCCTCGTCATGCACCTGCTCGGCCGAGACCTCGAAGCGATGGCCGGACTCGCTCTCATAGCCCAGCTTGCCCAGCACGCTCTGCAGGCCGGCACCGGTGCCCTCGACGGAGCGGCCATCGCCATCCTTGTAGTTGCTGCCGTCAGCATCCTTGAAGAAGCCCAGCACCTCGAACCCCTCATGCCGCGCATAGGCCGAGCCGCTGAAGGCGAGCGTATCGCCATTGGTGTTGTACTCGGTGCCAACGAAACCGCCGACCGACTGGCCCGGCTTCAGAAGGTCGCCGGCATCCACCGTCTCATAGACGATGGAACCGCCCAGCGCGCCCGGCCCGGCATCGGCGGGGGCGACGCCCGGATCGACGCGCGCCAGCTTCAGCAATTCCGGGTCGATCAGGTTGGTGCCGTTATGGTGGAACACCTTGTTGTTCTGCCGGGCGCCATCGATGCTGACCGCGAGGTTGGTCTCCTCCACGCCCTGGACATAGACTTTCTGGCTCATCGGCTGGCCGCCGCCGACCGAGACACTGGCCTCGCCGGCAAAGACCTGCTTCATCGAGCCGGGATTGCGGCGCTCCAGCTCTTCCTGGCCGATGGTGATGGAATTGGCGCGGTCCGCGGCCCCGGCATGGGGGTCCGCCGAGGCCGCGCCCTCGACCACCACCGGGGAAAGCATGGTGGCGGAAGAGCTGCTCTCCGGCTGCGCCAGGATCACCGCCCCACCGCCGGTCATGCGGAAGCCGAGACCGGTGCCGGCCAGCAGCTGCTGTAGCGCCGCCGCCGGCGTCATGGTGCCGCTGACGCCCGGCGTCGCGATGCCGCGCACCACATCGCCATGGGCCGATACCTGGATGCCCGCCTGCTGGCCGAAGGTGGGCAATGCCTGCGCCAGCGGCTGGGCCGGAATGTCGAAGCGGCGCTGTTCCGCCTGGGCGACCGCCCCGACGGCCCCGGCGGCCCCCGCTGCCTGCGCCTGCGCCATCCCCGGCGCCGCCAGCGCCATGCCGATGGCGGTCGTCAATGCCAGCGCCGCCAGCAGCGCCGCCCGCGCCTTCGCCCGCCCCTTCGCGTGATTCTTTGCCCCGATATGACCCGTCATGCCTTCGCTCCCCCATGAACAGCGGAAAACGCCGATCCGCCATCTTGCGAATACGACGCAATGTTAGTTTCTGACCTAAGGACGATGGCGCGCGGGCCGCTGTTCAGAAAAAACGCGGCATAGTGATTTTTTTATCCGCCGGAGATGACGGTGATCCAGGGAGACAGCCGGTAGAGCCACGCGCCCTGCGCGGCGGCAATGGCCTCAAGGGCAGCATCCGGGTCTTTCAGGCTGTACACGCCGGTCAGCGGCTGCCGGGCGAGGCTGTCCCCGCGCAGGATGACGACGCCCCTGTAGTACGGGCGGAGTTCCGCCACCGCCTGCTCCACCGGCATGTCACGGGCGATCAGCCGCCCGTCCAGCCACGCCGCCACCTCCTGCGGGTTCATGCTGCCCCGCTGATGGGCCCCGCCCGGCCCGAACCGCACCCAGTCGCCCGCAATCAGCATCTCCGTGGCCGAGGCATCGGCAACCCGGACCCGGCCTTCGCGCACGGCGACGCTGATCACATCATGCGCGTCGCGCACCTCGAAAGCCGTGCCCAGCACCGTGGTCCGGACCGTATCCGCTGTAACCTCGAAGGGATGCGCCGGATCCGGCTTCACCTCGAAGAAGGCCTGGCCGACCAGCAGCGTGACGGCGCGGCGGCCTTCCGCAAAATCGACGGAAATCGCGCTGTCCGGGGCAAGCTGGACCACGCTGCCATCGGCCAGCGCCAGTTCCATGATCTGGCCGCG containing:
- a CDS encoding TonB-dependent receptor; this translates as MTGHIGAKNHAKGRAKARAALLAALALTTAIGMALAAPGMAQAQAAGAAGAVGAVAQAEQRRFDIPAQPLAQALPTFGQQAGIQVSAHGDVVRGIATPGVSGTMTPAAALQQLLAGTGLGFRMTGGGAVILAQPESSSSATMLSPVVVEGAASADPHAGAADRANSITIGQEELERRNPGSMKQVFAGEASVSVGGGQPMSQKVYVQGVEETNLAVSIDGARQNNKVFHHNGTNLIDPELLKLARVDPGVAPADAGPGALGGSIVYETVDAGDLLKPGQSVGGFVGTEYNTNGDTLAFSGSAYARHEGFEVLGFFKDADGSNYKDGDGRSVEGTGAGLQSVLGKLGYESESGHRFEVSAEQVHDEAVRPFRANIGRLTNRNEGLRVYDLKRQNFVFNYSTPHAEGLFDPKLVLGFGRTELGVPTPFGSAGVTSSLSGKVENDFNLSPGNTVTVGVDFYDDEAEYSDPTVTIREAATNVGAYAQARLTPIDRLRLSFGARADRHEFEGVDGSTTDNDGVSGNASAAYDATDWLTLKAGYSRVFGGVALAENFILNENWTYTGGIEAVRSENTNLGFETHYKGFTFGAGIFRSDFDNARNESYGGGAALTADFETKGYNLSVGYNWGPGFARLTYTDTDFEINGQPGDSDFGQYLGTPVGQIFALEVAHSFRDIGLMVGGTLDAALKNDDPETAGLRPLDSYEAVGLYAQYTPPSMDYLTLRAEANNIFDETYADRATYGQEFGNVIPLYEPGRSFLVKAKVRF
- a CDS encoding FecR family protein, whose amino-acid sequence is MEQRMEPRKASDWMVALLDAPGDIALHAGFERWLAADPAHARDWEEIRHTYEVMGIATPLHRPEWAAAGGAGPRPVPSLKPEESASPPADGRVVAFPQRRRALVLAVAAMAACLAVILLPDAVLRLRADHMSARGQIMELALADGSVVQLAPDSAISVDFAEGRRAVTLLVGQAFFEVKPDPAHPFEVTADTVRTTVLGTAFEVRDAHDVISVAVREGRVRVADASATEMLIAGDWVRFGPGGAHQRGSMNPQEVAAWLDGRLIARDMPVEQAVAELRPYYRGVVILRGDSLARQPLTGVYSLKDPDAALEAIAAAQGAWLYRLSPWITVISGG